The Candidatus Anoxymicrobium japonicum genome contains the following window.
ATGAGATGGCGACCTCCGGGGCTTCCGTGCTGTTCGCGCCGGCTTGCGCTTCGTTTGACATGTTTAGTGATTACAAGGAGAGAGGAGAATCTTTCAAGGCGGCGGTTGGCATGTTGGAGGAAGGTGAAATGAGTGGCGGCGCGGTCTAGCGTTTCGTCCAGCGCGGCGAGGAAGTTGTCCGCGCCTCGACCCGGTAGAACCCGGGAATTGGCATCGAAGAGGAAAAATCCCGCGGGAAGGGCGCCTGCGCGAGGAGCAAGAAGCGCGCGGTCTGACGCCGGAAAGGCGACTCCTGTCACAAGAGATAAAGGGCGCACGGCGCCGACCGCGCGCAAGAGCCAACGCGCGCCCGCCAAATTGAATGGAACCCGCGCTCAGAGAAGCGGGACTTGCACAGGGACATCTTGCGCGAAGAGTGGAAGCCGGAGGAAGGCGTCGCTGGCAAACCCGATCCTCCTGCCAACAATCGTGTTGCTGCTTGGCGGGTTGGTGATGGTTCTGTCGGCAAGTTTTGTCGCGTCGTCGGAAATGGGCGCGGGGGGCTATCGGACTTTTTGGGAACAGGCCTTCTGGGCGTTTTCAGGGTTGCTGCTTCTTTACGTTTGCTCCAGGCTTGATTACCACTTTCTGGCCAGAATATCGTTGTTTGGCGTGTTTTTGTCGATGGGATTGCTCGCGCTGCTACTTTTCTTCGGAAAGGAAGTCAACGGCGCGCGCCGTTGTTTCGACGTGGGCTTCTCGCCCTTCTCGCCGACGGAGTTCGTCAGGATAGCGCTGATCGTTTTTTCCGCTCATGTTATCGCGACCAAATCGAAGAAGATGAAAGGGTTAAGGCATCTCGTCGTTCCTATTGTTGTTCTTGTCGTCCTGGCTGCCGGGCTCATGCTCGCGCAACCGGATCTGGGCAGCGCACTTGTTCTCTGTTTCTCTGTAATGCTTTTGCTGATCCTAGCGCCCACGAACTCATCTCATCTTTTTGCGCTGGGCAGCGCGGGCGGCGCATTGGCTGTGCTATTCGCTTATATCGCGCCGTACAGGCGTGCCAGGCTTTTCTCCTTCATGCATCCGTGGAAAAGCTCGGAAGGGTATGGGTATCACGTCATCCAGTCATCTATCGCACTGGGGTCAGGTAATCTCAAGGGGCTCGGCCCTGGCATGAGCAGGCAGAAGTTTTTGTATTTACCGAATGCCCACAACGATTTTATTTTCGCGATTATCGGTGAGGAATTTGGAATCGCTGGTACATTGACCGTGCTCTGCCTGATGGTCCTTTTCGCCTGGGCGGGCCTGCGCATCGCGATAAACGCGCCTGATGAGCTCGGCCGCCTGCTTGCGATAGGTATCACAGGGTCAATAGTTATCCAGGCGCTGGTGAACATGGGAGGTGTTGTGGGATTGCTCCCAATCACCGGTGTTCCGTTGCCGCTGGTGTCCAGCGGCGGAATGAGCATTTTCGTATGTCTGGGAAGCATAGGCATTCTTCTCAACATAGCGGCGTTGAGCAAACCGCGGGGGCGTTGACCGGTGCGTCTTGTAGTGACCGGTGGAGGCACCGGTGGTCACATCTATCCAGCTATAGCAATAGCGAGATATATTCTCGATCATCATCCGGAGTCGGTCGTCATATTTATTGGCTCATCGAGTGGACCCGAGGCGGCGGCCGCCGAGGCGGCTGGCATACAATTTCACGCATTTGATGTCGCGGGCGTTGTTGGCAGGAGATTCATCAGCGCGCTCAGCGCGCTCGTCAAGTTTCTTCGCGCCGCTTATTTGTGCAGACGAATGCTCAAGCGGTTTGAAGTGGAGTGTGTCGTGGGAACCGGCGGGTACGCCTCGGCGCCGGCCTGCCTTGCGGCGATCACTTTGGGCGTGCCGCTCGTGCTCCATGAAATGAACTACGATCCAGGATTTGTGACACGCTTTTTTTGCGGGAGGGCGGCCGAGGTTGCCGTCGCGTACGAGGGGACGGGTCCTTTGCTCTCGAAGCGGGCTCGCGTCCGCGTGACCGGAGTTCCCGTTCGGCCTGAAATAGAGACGATTTCACGCGGATGTTTTGAGGTGGCCGGTCAGAGCGCTCGCGTCGCGGCCGCGGGCGAGTTCGGCCTCGATCCGAAAAGGAAGACTATCCTGGTTTTCGGAGGGAGTCAGGGCGCGCGCGCTATAAACGAGGCTCTCTGGGCATCGTTGCCGGATATCGCGGAAAGAAATGACCTGCAGGTGCTGCACCTGACGGGAGGCAAGGAGTTTGAGAAAGACGCGCGCGTCGAGGCTGAGAGGGCTTGTGGCGCGGCGAGCCTCATATACAGGCCATTCGGTTACACGGAGCGCATGGATCTTGCTTACGCCGCGGCGGACATCGCGCTCGGTCGGGCGGGGGCAGGGACCATTGCCGAGCTTATCGCGATAGGGTTGCCCGCCGTTTTAGTTCCTTTCCCTCACGCAACCGGTGGTCATCAGGAGAAAAACGCGGCATGCATCGCGAAGACCGGGGCTGTTTTGCTCGTGAGCGAGGAGAATGGATCGGCGTCAGACGCCGTTGCGGAGGCGCTGGCGCTGTTGGATGACGATGTCAGGCTGTCTTCAATGAAAAAGCGCGCGAGCGCGCTGACGCGCTCCAACGGGGCCAGGGAGATAGCGGCGATCATCGAAAAACTGACGTGACATAATGAACGAATGAACGGGGTCAGGCACCGTCTACCGCTGCGCGGTAGACGGTGCCTGACCCCTGGCGCATAATATTCATGAGGGAGCGAGGAAACATGCAGGAAGCACAATCGATAGATCCGCAAAGGTTGCGTGACGGTTTCGCGGTTTACATGATCGGGGCCGGAGGCGCGGGAATGAGCGCTATTGCTACGGTGCTCATAGAGATGGGGTGTAAGGTAGAGGGCTCCGACTTGAAGGATTCTTCGTACGTGAGGCGATTGAGAGACCTCGGGGCCGCAATCGGACTCGGGCATCGCGCTCGGAATCTTGGAGATTGCCAGGTGGTAGTCAAATCTTCCGCTATTCGCCATGACAATCCGGAGGTTCAAGAAGCGCAGCGGCGCGGGATACCGATCATCTCGAGAGCTCAGATGCTTGCGACAATTATGGCCGGGCGCAAAGGAATAGCGGTTGCGGGCACCCATGGCAAGACGACCACAACAGCTATAGTGGCGTGCGTGCTCAAAGAGTGCGGAGTCGATCCTTCTTATTTGATAGGTGGCGAGTTGAAGGAGATCGGCGGCAACGCGCACTACGGCAAGGGAGAGTTTGTCGTGGCGGAGGCGGACGAGAGCGACGGTTCTCTTCTCTGCCTGCGTCCGGAAATCGCGGTTCTGACTAACGTGGACTGGGATCACACTGATTACTTCGATAGTCTCGATGGCACGGCAACTGTTTTCCGAGAGTTTCTGGACTTGCTTTCTCGCGAAGGTTTCGCGGTGATATGCGGTGACGATCCCACGGCGCGAGGTGTCGGTGAGAGCTTCCGCGCTTCCGGTCGAAATGTCATATTTTACGGTCAGGCGCCGGACAATAATTACAGGTTCGAGATCACAAGCGCTCGCGCTGAAGGCAGCGCGTTCAGGGTCATGCTTGGCGAGGAGAAACTGCTCGACGTTACGACGCGTCTTCCGGGTGTTTACAACGCATACAATTCCACCGCCGCGTTCGCGGTAGCGCATCGCCTCGGGTTTGATCTCGACGACATTGCTCGCGGCATGGAAAACTGCAGGGGCGTGAGGCGCAGATTTGAGCTGATTGGCGAGCGAAGCGGTGTGACGGTGATCGATGACTACGCCCATCACCCGACCGAGGTGAAAGCGGTTCTCGATATGGCGCGCGAGATAACGAGCGGGCGCGTGGTCGTTGTCTTTCAGCCCCACCGCTACTCGAGGACGAGAATGCTGCATCGACTGTTTGGTGAAAGTTTCGATGGCGCGGGGTTGGTGGTAGTTACAGACATATTCAGCGCTGGAGAAGACCCCGAGCCCGGCGTGACGGGCAATCTTATCGCTGACAGCATTTGTGAGCGCGATTCCTCCAGGGACGTGGTGTATATCGAGTCGCGCTCGGAGCTTGCTCGTGGCGTGGTAAACATGCTTGAGCCAGGGGACGTGGTTATAACGATGGGCGCTGGTGACATTACCCGGTGCGCCCGCGAAATACTCGACCTGTTACCCGAGGGCGAAGGCTAGTCGTGCCCCCGCCGACGTCCGCCCCGATGAGTTTTTTAGAGAACCCGGCAGGCATCACCGTCCATGAACACGTTCCACTGGCGGGGTGCACTACCTGGAAGACGGGCGGTCTGGCGCGTTATCTGATTGATGTCGAGAGTCTGAAAGCGCTTCGAGAGGCGCTGCTTTACTTGAGGGAAATGAGAATGCGTATCCTGGCGCTCGGGAACGGCTCCAACGTGCTTATCGCGGACGCGGGGTTCGATGGGGCTGTGATTCGATTGAGAGGGCGAGCGGCTTTTACGAAAGTGAGTGGCGAACTGTTGGAAGCGGGCGCGGGCGCTCCCCTTGGCGTTGTCGCTTTGACGGCCGCGCGGGCGTCGCTTGGAGGTCTCGAGTTCTCATGTGGCATTCCTGGCACTGTTGGTGGGGCAGTGATGACAAACGCTGGCGCGTCCTCAGGCAGTACCGCGCTTGTGCTCGCAGAGGCGCGTGCCCTGACGATTGATTGCGAGGATGTGATCTTTGACGTTTTCGAGGATGTGTACAGACAGCCGCTGGTTCCACCAGGTCACATTGTCACGAGCGCGACGTTCCGTCTCGGGCACACCTCGCCCGAGTCGATCAAAAGTCTGATGTCTGAGGCGCGCTCAAAGCGCGAGGCCACTCAGCCTGTTGGCCTGGCCAGCGCGGGTTGCGTGTTCAAGAACCCGGCGGGCGATTCGGCGGGGAGGTTGCTCGAAGAGTGTGGAGTGAAAGGCGCTTCTGTCGGGCGCGCGTCCGTATCGCGCGTACACGCGAACTTTATAATAAACAATGGTGGCGCCCGCGCCGATGATATCAAGAAGTTGATGGGCCTGATGGCGTTAGAGGTCGAGTCGAGATTTGCTGTTCGTCTCGAGCCGGAGGTGCGTCTTATCGGATTTGAAGAGGAGTTTTCCTGGTGAAAGTCGCTGTATTGATGGGTGGCAAGAACGCCGAGAGAGACGTGTCTCTCGAAACCGGACGCGCGGTCGCGGGGGCATTGCGCGAGTTGGGTCATGATGTGACAGAAGTTGACGTTGACAGCAATCTGCCGTTAGCGCTGGAGTCCGTCAGGCCGCAGGCCGCGTTCATGGCGCTTCACGGAAGAGGAGGAGAGGATGGCACGGTTCAGGGTCTGCTCGAGATCATGCGCATACCTTACACGGGATGTGGGGTCCTCGCCAGCGCGGTGACGATAGACAAGGTCGTCACCAAGGAACTTCTGGCTTTCCACGGCATACCCGTCATTGAGGACGTGGTTCTTGAGCGCAAGTACAGCCATAGCGACATCAAAGCGGTTTCAGAACAACCGGGCTACCCCGTGATGGTCAAGCCCGCGTGTGAGGGCAGCAGCATCGGCATCACACGTGTCGATTCAGATGAGGGGCTCGAGCCCGCGCTCAAAACGGTTTTCGAGCGCGATGATCGCGCCCTGGTGGAGCGCTTTGTCGAAGGAAGGTTGCTGACAGTTGGCGTGCTGGGCAACGAGCCGGTGGCTCTGCCGGTGCTGGAGATAATGCCAAGGGAAGGCTTCTACGACTACAACGCAAAATATAATCCGGGAATGACCGACTACGAGGTTCCGGCAAAGCTCGACCCCGAGGTATCCAGCGCCGCTCGCCGAATATCACTCGAGTCGTTTAAGATTTTGTCCTGTGAGGGAGTATCGAGAATCGACCTGATGCTCGAGGATGTCACCGGCATGCTATACGTGCTCGAGGTGAATACTATCCCAGGGATGACCGCCAGCAGCCTTTTGCCTAAAGCCGCGCTGGCGATTGGAATGAGCTTTCACGAGGTGGTCTCTGTGATTTTGGCGAGCGCGAGGCTGAAGATAGACCTCGCGTGGTGAATGTTCCTTGAAGCGGTTGAAGCGCCACCCGGACTCGAAGCGATTCCCGCGAATTCGCGTTTCGCCGAGCGGATCGCGCGCGCGCAAATCTAACGCGGAGAAACGTTCGAGCAAGTCGCAATCGCCGCGCCGCGAAGACGTAACACGGCGCGCTTCCCCGGCACGCAAAAAGATCCACACTTTATGGCGCGCGGCGTATGCGATCGTTCTACTGACACTGATCGCCGCGTGCGTTGTGACGTCAGTGGCGCTTTTCACGAGCGTTTGCCAGATCACTCAGGTCAATATCACGGGCAACAAAAACGTTACGGCCGATTACGCGCGGCAACTCAGCGGTGTTGAGGGTTACAGCAATCTCGTAACTCTCCCCGTGGGCAGGATAGCGCGCAACCTCAAGGGCAATCCCTGGATCAAAGAAGTCAAAGTGAAAAGACGCCTGCTGCACACGGTCGACATACGTGTTATTGAAAGGACGCCTGTTTGTGTTCTGGAACAAATCGGCACGCGCTTTGCGCTTGCGGGCGACGGGTTTGTTATTGCAAAGTTAGAGCCTGGCCAGTTCAAGGAGTTCCCGAGTGTGCACGGGGGCGACGCGCCGTTGCCGTTGGTCGGAGAGAAGTTAGCCAACCGAAAGATACTGGAGTGTGTCAGCGTGTTGAACAGCATGCAAGAGACAGTGCGTGACACGATTCTCCTTGGCAATCCTTTTGATGGAAGGGGCCCGGTGTTTGTCTCGAGGTCGGGATTCAATATCGTTTACGGGCAGGCTCGAGAGTGCGCGCGAAAGAACGAGGTTCTCGAAGCGATAATTGTTGACGTAGAAAATAACAAGCGAAAGATTGCTTATATTGACGTGCGCGTACCGGATTCCCCCGCAATAAAACTCAGGTAAATACGGAGACTTGCTTGACACGGCAGTAGAGATTATACTAAAGCCTAAACTTAGGTTAAGATATATCTGTAGTAAACGGTGATTTTGTGATAGTAGAGTTGTACATTAGCGTTTGAGAGGATATAAAGCGCTGTGTGATATGGGCATAGCGCCCGGGAATTCAGGGGAAAGGAAGCGTTCATGCAAGAAGAATTAAAACAATTTTTTGCGGTGATAAAAGTGGTTGGCGTAGGCGGTGGAGGAAATAACGCTATAAATCGCATGATTAGAGATGGCATGACAGGCGTTGATTTCATTGCTATTAATACCGATGCGCAAGATTTGCTGGCATGTGACGCCGACGTAAAGATAAGCATTGGCGAAGATCTGACCCGCTTCCTGGGCACCGGCAACCAACCCGAGATAGGTCGCGATTCCGCTGAAGAGCACCGCGATGAGATCAAGGAAGCCTTAAAGGGAAGCGACATGGTCTTTATCACCGCTGGTGAGGGTGGTGGAACAGGCACTGGCGCGGCGCCGGTCGTGGCTGAAGTGGCCAAAGAGCTTAACGCTCTTACAATTGGTGTCGTGACCAAGCCCTTTGACTTCGAGGGCGCCTACAGGCGTCGCCAGGCGGAGGAGGGCATCGAGTCCCTTCAGGAGAAGGTCGATACTCTCATTATCATTCCAAACGACAAGCTATTTGAGCTTACGGATGCTCGCATCAGCGTTGAGGAAGCGTTCAGAAAGGCTGATGAGGTGTTGCGTTTCGGAGTTCAGGGGATAACAGACCTTATAAATATTCCGGGCCTGATAAACCTCGACTTCGCGGACATCAAGAAGATACTGTCCATACCAGGCTCAGCCCTTCTTGGTGTGGGGGAGGCGTCCGGAGAGGATCGCGCGGTCAAGGCATCTGAAAACGCGATATCCAGTCCGCTCCTGGAGTCGTCAATAGACGGGGCGCAGGGCGTGATAATTAATGTGACCGGTGGCGCCGACATGAGTCTTCAGGAAGCCAGAGACGCGGCCGAAATCATCAGGGGCGCATGCGATACGGAAGCCGAGGAGATTTTCGGTATCATCACAGATGTCGCTCTTTCCGACAAGATAAAGGTTACCGTTATTGCGGCGGGAATAGAGCCTGGAAGACTCGGGTTTGCTCGACCGGCGCGTGTATCAGCGTCCAGGCGCCGCGCCGAGACGGATGATGATGTGGATCGCACAACGACACGGTCGTCGGAGCGGGAGAAACCTGCCCGGGAACGTGAACGATCGAGTAAGACTATCTTCGAGGAAGAAGATATAACGATACCACCGTTCCTGCGCAATAGATAAAGTATAGATTTATACTTTATACTAGCCCAGGGGTCAGGCACCGTCTACCTCTCCGTCTACTCCGCGCAGTCGGTTCAACGACGCCTAAGCACTGCCCACCGCTTGCGCGGTTGACATTGCCTGACCCCTGGGCAAGGTAGCACAGACATTCCTGTCTGTGATGCGTCACCTCCGCCTTAACCTTCCCGTTTGCAAGGGAGAAAACCAGAGGGATCGATACGACACCGTATTTATGGAACGGGGCGCAGGGCGTTCATGTCTGATAGTATTTGAAAATTCCAGGCGATATGCGGAAGCATCGCGCCAGATACGAATATCGAAAACCAGTGAGGCTTGAGATGGAAGATACGCGGAACAGGATCAAGCCGTTCATTACGATCATCAAGGTGGTCGGGGTAGGCGGCGGCGGAACAAACGCGGTTAACCGGATGGTAGAGTCCGGAATGACTGATATCGAATTTATCGGCTTGAATACGGACGCGCAGGCTCTTCAGGGGTGCCTTGCCGATGTGCGAATTTCTATTGGCCATGAAATGACGCAGGGGCTTGGCGCCGGAAACGATCCAGCGGTTGGGCGTCGCGCGGCCGAAGCCAGCGAGCGTGAGATTACCGAAGCGATAAGCGGCGCGGATATGGTTTTTGTGACTGCCGGAAAGGGTGGCGGCACGGGCACCGGAGCGGCGCCGGTCGTTGCCGGGCTCGCGATGGAGATGGGCGCGCTGACGGTAGGTGTTGTAACGGCGCCTTTTTTGTTTGAAGGAAAGAAAAGAGCTGATCAGGCTGACGAAGGTATCGAGCTTCTCCGTGAAAACGTTGACACTCTCGTGGTGGTGCACAATGATAGACTTCTCAATATTGGCGACAACGTCCCGGTGGGAGACGCGTTCAAGATTGCGGATGACGTGTTGCGACAGAGTGTGCAGGCGATAACCGAGGTTATAACAGAGCAAGGCGAGATCAATGTGGATTTCGCTGACGTGCGGCACATTCTCGAGGGTTCCGGAACCGCGCTCATCGGCATTGGCCAGGCTACCGGAGATGATAGGGCGAAGCAGGCGGCGCTCAATGCGATAGACAGCCCGCTCCTCGAATCGAGCATTTTAGGCGCGACACGAGTTCTCTTGAACATATCCGGTGGCAATGACCTGTCTCTCTTTGAGGTGAACGAAGTTGCCGAGGTTGTGGCCCGGGCGGTCGACCCCGAAGCGAACATGATATTCGGCGCCACTGTGAATCAATCGCTTGCCAATCACGTCAAAGTAACGGTGGTTGCCTCGGGCTTCAAGAGCGCAGCTGGAAAAAAGCTCGCCACAACTTCCGACGGGCCGGTGGAGCATTCCAGAAAAGAGCGCAAGTCTTCCCGACGGGAAGTTGAGCCTGTTGACATCCCGACGTTTTTGAGGAACCGGTGAAAACGTCAGAATGGTGAAACAGGGAAACCTCTGGCCGAGGATCGAACCGCTGCTGTCACGAGTCACGAGGCCCAGCCGTTACACAGGGGGCGAATGGAACGCGCCTGATATCCAGAAAGGCGGCACGACAGTAGCTCTTGCGTATCCGGACGTCTACGAGATCGGAACCAGCAATCTTGGGCTCGCCATCTTGCGCGAGGTTGTAAATGAGATCGAAGGCGCGAGCGCCGAGCGCGTTTACTCGCCATGGATCGACATGGAAGCAGAGATGAGGGATGAGGGCATCGAGCTCTTCTCTCTCGAGACGCACAGGCCGGTGCGAGATTTCGATATCTTTGGCATATCAATTCCTCATGAACTCACATTCACCAACGTGCTCAACCTTATCGACCTCGCTGGCCTTCCCTTAA
Protein-coding sequences here:
- a CDS encoding stage V sporulation protein E, producing the protein MASKRKNPAGRAPARGARSARSDAGKATPVTRDKGRTAPTARKSQRAPAKLNGTRAQRSGTCTGTSCAKSGSRRKASLANPILLPTIVLLLGGLVMVLSASFVASSEMGAGGYRTFWEQAFWAFSGLLLLYVCSRLDYHFLARISLFGVFLSMGLLALLLFFGKEVNGARRCFDVGFSPFSPTEFVRIALIVFSAHVIATKSKKMKGLRHLVVPIVVLVVLAAGLMLAQPDLGSALVLCFSVMLLLILAPTNSSHLFALGSAGGALAVLFAYIAPYRRARLFSFMHPWKSSEGYGYHVIQSSIALGSGNLKGLGPGMSRQKFLYLPNAHNDFIFAIIGEEFGIAGTLTVLCLMVLFAWAGLRIAINAPDELGRLLAIGITGSIVIQALVNMGGVVGLLPITGVPLPLVSSGGMSIFVCLGSIGILLNIAALSKPRGR
- the murG gene encoding undecaprenyldiphospho-muramoylpentapeptide beta-N-acetylglucosaminyltransferase; protein product: MRLVVTGGGTGGHIYPAIAIARYILDHHPESVVIFIGSSSGPEAAAAEAAGIQFHAFDVAGVVGRRFISALSALVKFLRAAYLCRRMLKRFEVECVVGTGGYASAPACLAAITLGVPLVLHEMNYDPGFVTRFFCGRAAEVAVAYEGTGPLLSKRARVRVTGVPVRPEIETISRGCFEVAGQSARVAAAGEFGLDPKRKTILVFGGSQGARAINEALWASLPDIAERNDLQVLHLTGGKEFEKDARVEAERACGAASLIYRPFGYTERMDLAYAAADIALGRAGAGTIAELIAIGLPAVLVPFPHATGGHQEKNAACIAKTGAVLLVSEENGSASDAVAEALALLDDDVRLSSMKKRASALTRSNGAREIAAIIEKLT
- a CDS encoding UDP-N-acetylmuramate--L-alanine ligase, coding for MRERGNMQEAQSIDPQRLRDGFAVYMIGAGGAGMSAIATVLIEMGCKVEGSDLKDSSYVRRLRDLGAAIGLGHRARNLGDCQVVVKSSAIRHDNPEVQEAQRRGIPIISRAQMLATIMAGRKGIAVAGTHGKTTTTAIVACVLKECGVDPSYLIGGELKEIGGNAHYGKGEFVVAEADESDGSLLCLRPEIAVLTNVDWDHTDYFDSLDGTATVFREFLDLLSREGFAVICGDDPTARGVGESFRASGRNVIFYGQAPDNNYRFEITSARAEGSAFRVMLGEEKLLDVTTRLPGVYNAYNSTAAFAVAHRLGFDLDDIARGMENCRGVRRRFELIGERSGVTVIDDYAHHPTEVKAVLDMAREITSGRVVVVFQPHRYSRTRMLHRLFGESFDGAGLVVVTDIFSAGEDPEPGVTGNLIADSICERDSSRDVVYIESRSELARGVVNMLEPGDVVITMGAGDITRCAREILDLLPEGEG
- a CDS encoding UDP-N-acetylenolpyruvoylglucosamine reductase, which encodes MSFLENPAGITVHEHVPLAGCTTWKTGGLARYLIDVESLKALREALLYLREMRMRILALGNGSNVLIADAGFDGAVIRLRGRAAFTKVSGELLEAGAGAPLGVVALTAARASLGGLEFSCGIPGTVGGAVMTNAGASSGSTALVLAEARALTIDCEDVIFDVFEDVYRQPLVPPGHIVTSATFRLGHTSPESIKSLMSEARSKREATQPVGLASAGCVFKNPAGDSAGRLLEECGVKGASVGRASVSRVHANFIINNGGARADDIKKLMGLMALEVESRFAVRLEPEVRLIGFEEEFSW
- a CDS encoding D-alanine--D-alanine ligase, producing the protein MGGKNAERDVSLETGRAVAGALRELGHDVTEVDVDSNLPLALESVRPQAAFMALHGRGGEDGTVQGLLEIMRIPYTGCGVLASAVTIDKVVTKELLAFHGIPVIEDVVLERKYSHSDIKAVSEQPGYPVMVKPACEGSSIGITRVDSDEGLEPALKTVFERDDRALVERFVEGRLLTVGVLGNEPVALPVLEIMPREGFYDYNAKYNPGMTDYEVPAKLDPEVSSAARRISLESFKILSCEGVSRIDLMLEDVTGMLYVLEVNTIPGMTASSLLPKAALAIGMSFHEVVSVILASARLKIDLAW
- a CDS encoding cell division protein FtsZ, coding for MQEELKQFFAVIKVVGVGGGGNNAINRMIRDGMTGVDFIAINTDAQDLLACDADVKISIGEDLTRFLGTGNQPEIGRDSAEEHRDEIKEALKGSDMVFITAGEGGGTGTGAAPVVAEVAKELNALTIGVVTKPFDFEGAYRRRQAEEGIESLQEKVDTLIIIPNDKLFELTDARISVEEAFRKADEVLRFGVQGITDLINIPGLINLDFADIKKILSIPGSALLGVGEASGEDRAVKASENAISSPLLESSIDGAQGVIINVTGGADMSLQEARDAAEIIRGACDTEAEEIFGIITDVALSDKIKVTVIAAGIEPGRLGFARPARVSASRRRAETDDDVDRTTTRSSEREKPARERERSSKTIFEEEDITIPPFLRNR
- a CDS encoding cell division protein FtsZ; translated protein: MEDTRNRIKPFITIIKVVGVGGGGTNAVNRMVESGMTDIEFIGLNTDAQALQGCLADVRISIGHEMTQGLGAGNDPAVGRRAAEASEREITEAISGADMVFVTAGKGGGTGTGAAPVVAGLAMEMGALTVGVVTAPFLFEGKKRADQADEGIELLRENVDTLVVVHNDRLLNIGDNVPVGDAFKIADDVLRQSVQAITEVITEQGEINVDFADVRHILEGSGTALIGIGQATGDDRAKQAALNAIDSPLLESSILGATRVLLNISGGNDLSLFEVNEVAEVVARAVDPEANMIFGATVNQSLANHVKVTVVASGFKSAAGKKLATTSDGPVEHSRKERKSSRREVEPVDIPTFLRNR